One region of Micromonospora ureilytica genomic DNA includes:
- a CDS encoding mycothiol transferase, translated as MDVSDLLTEAYDRLPDLVRAAVDGLSPEQLRDQPGPGANTVGWLVWHLTRVQDHHVADLLDAEQIWVSGDWAGRFGLAADPDDTGYGHSPAQVASVRPESGQALIDYYGAVAARTGSFLAGLGPADLDRVVDEGWDPPVTLGVRLVSIVDDDLQHVGQAAYVRGLIEAT; from the coding sequence GTGGATGTGAGTGACCTGCTGACCGAGGCGTACGACCGGCTGCCCGACCTCGTTCGCGCGGCCGTCGACGGCCTCAGCCCCGAGCAACTGCGCGACCAGCCCGGTCCGGGCGCCAACACTGTCGGCTGGCTGGTCTGGCACCTCACCCGGGTGCAGGACCACCACGTCGCCGACCTGCTCGACGCCGAGCAGATCTGGGTGAGCGGCGACTGGGCGGGTCGGTTCGGGCTCGCCGCCGACCCCGACGACACCGGCTACGGGCACTCGCCCGCTCAGGTCGCCTCGGTGCGGCCGGAGAGCGGGCAGGCGCTGATCGACTACTACGGGGCGGTCGCGGCGCGTACCGGAAGCTTCCTGGCCGGCCTGGGCCCGGCGGACCTGGACCGCGTGGTCGACGAGGGGTGGGACCCGCCGGTCACCCTCGGCGTCCGGTTGGTCAGCATCGTCGACGACGACCTGCAACACGTGGGCCAGGCCGCCTACGTGCGCGGCCTGATCGAGGCCACCTGA
- a CDS encoding DinB family protein — MTSIEQLTGERTDLLQALRRHRGFLLQTVDGLTDEQAASRPTVSGLCLGGLIKHVAGVEHRWMLFAVGGAEAMGREEVDWVGQFQMAPGETLAGLVERFQAVAGQTDELIATLDLDAAHPLPQAPWFEPGASWTVRRVLLHLIAETSQHAGHADILRESIDGARTMG, encoded by the coding sequence ATGACCAGCATCGAGCAGCTCACGGGTGAGCGCACCGATCTCCTACAGGCGCTCCGCAGGCACCGCGGTTTCCTGTTGCAGACCGTCGACGGGCTCACCGACGAGCAGGCGGCAAGCCGCCCCACCGTCAGCGGCCTCTGCCTCGGCGGCCTCATCAAGCACGTGGCCGGCGTGGAGCACCGGTGGATGCTCTTCGCCGTGGGTGGCGCGGAGGCGATGGGTCGCGAGGAGGTCGACTGGGTCGGTCAGTTCCAGATGGCGCCGGGCGAGACCCTCGCCGGGCTGGTCGAGCGCTTCCAGGCGGTGGCCGGCCAGACGGACGAGTTGATCGCCACCCTCGACCTGGACGCGGCGCATCCGCTGCCGCAGGCGCCCTGGTTCGAGCCGGGGGCGAGTTGGACGGTCCGCCGGGTGCTGCTGCACCTCATCGCCGAGACGTCCCAGCACGCCGGGCACGCCGACATCCTGCGGGAGTCGATCGACGGCGCCAGGACCATGGGCTGA
- a CDS encoding DUF72 domain-containing protein — translation MGVIKVGTSSWADQSLLRSGWYPRSASTPARRLGFYASQFPMVEVDTSYYAIPVPETTQGWVDATPDDFTFDVKAFSLFTGHPTPVAVLPRDLRPAAGPSRIRRRDLPERAYDELWARFRAALDPIAAAGKLGVVMLQFPPWLVRSPAAERRIVELAQRCRPWRVGVELRHGSWFDDDAAADTLDLFRAHDLSVVCVDMPQGHPSSVPPILTMTAEPAIVRFHGHSDAWGEGGDKQDKFRYAYAEDELRHWAGLLAEFAGLPDELHVLFNNCCAGQAQRDATRLAQLLAETMLVEQAV, via the coding sequence ATGGGTGTGATTAAGGTGGGCACGTCGTCCTGGGCGGACCAGTCCCTGCTGCGCTCCGGGTGGTACCCACGCTCGGCCAGCACGCCGGCCCGTCGGCTGGGCTTCTACGCCAGCCAGTTCCCGATGGTCGAGGTGGACACGTCCTACTACGCCATCCCGGTGCCGGAGACGACCCAGGGTTGGGTGGACGCCACACCTGACGACTTCACCTTCGACGTCAAGGCGTTCAGCCTCTTCACCGGCCATCCGACGCCGGTCGCCGTGTTGCCCCGGGACCTGCGACCGGCCGCCGGCCCGAGCCGGATCCGCCGCCGTGACCTGCCGGAGCGGGCGTACGACGAGCTGTGGGCCCGGTTCCGCGCGGCCCTCGACCCGATCGCGGCGGCCGGCAAGCTCGGTGTGGTGATGTTGCAGTTCCCCCCGTGGCTGGTGCGCAGCCCCGCTGCCGAACGCCGGATCGTCGAGCTGGCGCAGCGCTGCCGGCCGTGGCGGGTCGGTGTGGAGTTGCGACACGGCTCCTGGTTCGACGACGACGCCGCGGCGGACACTCTGGACCTGTTCCGCGCCCACGACCTGTCAGTGGTCTGCGTCGACATGCCACAGGGGCACCCGTCGTCGGTGCCCCCGATCCTGACCATGACGGCGGAGCCGGCGATCGTCCGGTTCCACGGTCACAGCGACGCCTGGGGCGAGGGGGGCGACAAGCAGGACAAGTTCCGGTACGCGTACGCCGAGGACGAGCTTCGGCACTGGGCCGGACTGCTGGCCGAGTTCGCCGGTCTCCCCGACGAGCTGCACGTGCTGTTCAACAACTGCTGCGCCGGGCAGGCCCAGCGCGACGCCACCCGGCTGGCGCAACTGCTCGCTGAGACCATGCTCGTCGAGCAGGCCGTCTGA
- a CDS encoding alpha/beta hydrolase family protein, translating to MNGDPEYAQEFVDVDRGRLGVQVYPEPAGVTGAPVVVIWPAMGVRARYYRPFAAALRAAGLAVVVADLRGTGESTPAPSRADRHGYAELADDVGAVQAALKPRLDGRTRLLLGHSLGGQAALLHLALHGGDEVDGLALIAVGIPYWRTYPGRRGLGVLPYTQGIAATAALLGVWPGWGFGGRQARGVIRDWAYTARTGRFPRLDGTDTEAAVHAVRTPVLAVSVDDDQFTPHETMDHLCAKLDSAPVTRERYTVAQAGATLDHFTWVRTGAPLARRIAGFVGDLPPR from the coding sequence GTGAACGGGGACCCGGAGTACGCGCAGGAGTTCGTCGACGTCGACCGTGGCCGGCTGGGTGTCCAGGTCTACCCGGAGCCGGCCGGGGTGACGGGCGCGCCGGTGGTGGTGATCTGGCCCGCGATGGGGGTCCGGGCCCGGTACTACCGGCCCTTCGCCGCCGCGCTGCGCGCCGCCGGGCTGGCCGTGGTCGTGGCCGACCTGCGCGGCACCGGGGAGAGCACGCCCGCGCCGAGTCGGGCGGACCGGCACGGTTACGCCGAACTGGCCGACGACGTCGGCGCCGTCCAGGCCGCTCTCAAACCGCGACTGGACGGTCGCACCCGACTGCTTCTCGGGCACTCGCTCGGCGGGCAGGCCGCACTGCTGCACCTCGCCCTGCACGGCGGCGACGAGGTGGACGGGTTGGCGCTGATCGCGGTCGGCATCCCGTACTGGCGGACCTACCCGGGCCGGCGCGGCCTCGGCGTGCTGCCCTATACCCAGGGGATCGCCGCCACGGCGGCCCTGCTCGGGGTCTGGCCGGGCTGGGGCTTCGGCGGTCGGCAGGCACGCGGGGTGATCCGCGACTGGGCGTACACCGCGCGGACCGGCCGGTTCCCCCGGCTCGACGGTACGGACACCGAGGCGGCGGTCCACGCGGTGCGGACCCCGGTGCTGGCCGTCAGTGTGGACGACGACCAGTTCACCCCGCACGAGACCATGGACCACCTCTGCGCGAAGCTCGACAGCGCGCCGGTGACCCGGGAGCGGTACACAGTGGCGCAGGCCGGGGCGACGTTGGACCACTTCACCTGGGTCCGCACGGGTGCCCCGCTGGCGCGGCGGATCGCCGGTTTCGTCGGCGACCTGCCGCCCCGCTGA
- a CDS encoding amylo-alpha-1,6-glucosidase, with the protein MKQELVHVIAGNLFAISDAQGDIEADPQIPVGLFAYDTRFLSHWVLRIDGERINALARDDLTYFETRFFLVPGAASHYVDADMSIIRHRSIHDCFHENITVLNHSSQPAEYTVRMEMASDFTDIVEVGQLRQRAVEVTADTAGQRLVLRYQRDRFVRETTVRSTVPAEVDERGMTFRIRIEPEGKWETDLHVSVTMGGEEGRDLRADLQSHQQTVRTGMREELAQWLDRAPQLVAERNGLEELYEGSLADLEALRYKPLSYRERVPIGGLPWAMGLCGRDALITCLQTMAFTPELAPATLRMLALMQGGQLDDALDEEPGKILAQLRYGETGAFSDRTSALYYGAADTTPLFVVLLDEYERWSGDADLVRELRHPARMALDWIDEYGDLTGDGYVRYQRRNERDGTINQCWKDSPDAIVDAHGRQPAFPRATCELQGYAYDAKRRGARLAREFWGDPAYADRLEREAAALKERFNRDFWLPQGEYYALALDPYGEPVDALTSNIGHLLWSGIVTDDRAETVAEHLVGPRLFSGWGVRTLATEQRTYNPVGAHLGAVWPSDNALIAAGLRRYRLDAQAARIAAGIFDMAQTLGGEAPEVIAGYERSLTTYPVRLAMSCRPQAWSSGALLMLLGTMLGLRPTGDNLLVNPAVPEGFGRLELLDIPGRWGHSDAYARDRTTERQRRLR; encoded by the coding sequence GTGAAGCAGGAACTGGTGCACGTCATCGCGGGCAACCTGTTCGCCATCAGCGATGCCCAGGGCGACATCGAGGCCGATCCGCAGATCCCGGTCGGACTCTTCGCGTACGACACGCGCTTCCTGTCCCACTGGGTGCTCAGGATCGACGGTGAACGGATCAATGCGCTTGCCCGCGACGACCTCACGTACTTCGAGACCCGGTTCTTCCTGGTCCCCGGTGCGGCGAGCCACTACGTCGACGCCGACATGTCGATCATCAGGCACCGCTCGATCCACGACTGTTTCCACGAGAACATCACAGTGCTCAACCACTCGTCGCAGCCCGCCGAGTACACCGTCCGGATGGAGATGGCCAGCGACTTCACCGACATCGTCGAGGTCGGGCAGCTCCGGCAGCGGGCCGTCGAGGTCACCGCCGACACGGCGGGCCAGCGGCTCGTGCTGCGCTACCAGCGGGACCGGTTCGTCCGCGAGACCACAGTGCGCAGCACCGTCCCCGCCGAGGTGGACGAGCGGGGAATGACGTTTCGGATCCGGATCGAACCCGAGGGGAAATGGGAGACCGACCTGCACGTCAGCGTGACCATGGGCGGCGAGGAAGGCCGGGATCTCCGCGCCGACCTGCAGTCGCACCAACAGACCGTGCGGACGGGGATGCGCGAGGAGCTGGCGCAGTGGCTGGACCGGGCGCCGCAGCTGGTGGCCGAACGCAATGGCCTGGAGGAGCTCTACGAGGGCAGCCTCGCGGACCTGGAGGCACTGCGGTACAAGCCGTTGTCGTACCGCGAGCGGGTGCCGATCGGTGGTCTGCCGTGGGCGATGGGGCTCTGCGGACGGGACGCCCTCATCACCTGCCTGCAGACGATGGCGTTCACCCCCGAACTGGCCCCGGCGACGCTACGGATGCTGGCGCTCATGCAGGGCGGTCAGCTCGACGACGCGCTGGACGAGGAGCCCGGCAAGATCCTGGCCCAACTCCGGTACGGCGAGACCGGGGCGTTCAGCGACCGGACGAGCGCGCTCTACTACGGCGCGGCGGACACCACCCCACTCTTCGTCGTGTTGCTTGACGAGTACGAGCGCTGGTCCGGTGACGCGGACCTGGTCCGCGAGCTGCGCCACCCGGCCCGGATGGCGCTGGACTGGATCGACGAGTACGGCGACCTGACCGGGGACGGCTACGTGCGCTACCAGCGCCGCAACGAGCGCGACGGCACGATCAACCAGTGCTGGAAGGATTCCCCGGACGCCATCGTCGACGCCCACGGTCGGCAACCCGCCTTCCCTCGCGCCACCTGCGAGTTGCAGGGCTACGCGTACGACGCGAAACGGCGGGGCGCCCGTCTGGCCCGGGAGTTCTGGGGCGACCCCGCGTACGCCGACCGGTTGGAACGGGAGGCGGCAGCGCTGAAGGAGCGCTTCAACCGGGACTTCTGGTTGCCACAGGGGGAGTACTACGCGTTGGCGCTCGACCCGTACGGCGAACCGGTCGACGCGTTGACCTCCAACATCGGGCACCTGCTCTGGAGCGGGATCGTCACGGACGACCGCGCGGAAACGGTCGCCGAGCACCTGGTCGGGCCGCGACTGTTCAGTGGTTGGGGGGTACGCACGTTGGCCACGGAGCAGCGCACGTACAACCCGGTGGGCGCACACCTGGGCGCGGTGTGGCCGTCGGACAACGCGCTGATCGCCGCCGGGTTGCGTCGCTATCGTCTCGACGCGCAGGCGGCCCGGATCGCGGCCGGCATCTTCGACATGGCACAGACGCTCGGTGGCGAGGCGCCGGAGGTGATCGCCGGCTACGAGCGCAGCCTGACGACCTACCCCGTCCGACTGGCGATGAGCTGCCGCCCGCAGGCGTGGTCGTCGGGAGCGCTGCTGATGCTGCTCGGCACCATGCTGGGGCTGCGACCCACCGGCGACAACCTGCTGGTGAACCCGGCGGTGCCGGAGGGGTTCGGTCGGCTGGAGCTGCTGGACATCCCGGGCCGTTGGGGTCACTCCGACGCGTACGCGAGAGACCGGACCACCGAACGCCAGCGCCGCCTGCGCTGA
- a CDS encoding SCP2 sterol-binding domain-containing protein, producing MGATAEQYLRQLDTGRRPDLPETTAGTLRLDLRDDGSTDHWYLTIADQHVRVTRSADDAELVVRADRAVFDRMARGELHPGAGLLRNELTVHGNMRLLMLLRRIFAGPDGARHPHELGRAALVGRAASTARDERS from the coding sequence ATGGGCGCGACGGCGGAGCAGTACCTGCGACAGCTGGACACCGGTCGGCGGCCCGACCTGCCGGAGACCACCGCGGGAACGCTGCGGCTGGATCTCCGTGACGACGGCAGCACCGATCACTGGTACCTGACCATCGCCGACCAACACGTCCGGGTGACCCGCTCGGCCGACGACGCCGAACTGGTGGTGCGGGCCGACCGGGCGGTCTTCGACCGGATGGCCCGCGGCGAGCTGCACCCGGGCGCGGGCCTGCTGCGCAACGAGCTGACCGTGCACGGCAACATGCGACTGCTGATGCTGCTGCGGCGGATCTTCGCCGGGCCGGACGGCGCCCGCCATCCGCACGAGCTGGGCCGGGCCGCGTTGGTTGGCCGGGCCGCGTCGACCGCTCGGGATGAGCGGTCGTGA